In Cheilinus undulatus linkage group 14, ASM1832078v1, whole genome shotgun sequence, a genomic segment contains:
- the LOC121521640 gene encoding potassium voltage-gated channel subfamily F member 1-like: MWGIQRTRYADCNGSEASEETEIVVNIGGVKQVLYGDVLNRYPDTRLAELVDCSHKSNEEILSLCDDYDPDTGEFYFDRDPEAFKCITELYYYGEIHMKRGICPICFMKEMEFWKIDSDFLDECCKCQLKEVEDELAEIAEKVRTILVDREGDPSAGGWQRFQMCLWRLMEKPDSSLPAHIIAIVSFIFILVSSVVMCVGTIPDLQVEDSEGHLTEHPTLEVIETVCIGWFTIEYVLRLISSPNKVKFVLAFMNIIDFMAIMPFYVVLTLTSFGAGVMELANVQQAVQALRIMRIARIFKLARHSSGLQTLTSALKSSFKELGLLLMYMGVGVFLFSALGYTMEQNHPDTLFTSIPQSFWWAVITMTTVGYGDVYPKTTLGRCNAAISFLCGVIAIALPIHPIINNFVLFYNKQQVLETAAKHEIELMALRSDAAELDAAPVAHKHVCGAGVWDNTMHSCHSDTYIPLLKDPRGGAGIQTPTMDTSFESTAEATEYFI; this comes from the coding sequence ATGTGGGGGATCCAGAGGACTCGCTATGCGGACTGTAACGGCTCTGAAGCGAGTGAGGAGACGGAGATCGTGGTGAACATCGGCGGGGTGAAACAGGTGCTGTATGGGGACGTGCTGAACCGTTACCCGGACACCCGGCTGGCTGAGCTGGTGGACTGTTCACACAAGTCTAACGAAGAAATACTGTCTTTGTGTGACGACTACGACCCTGACACAGgagagttttattttgacagagaCCCCGAAGCCTTTAAGTGTATCACTGAGCTGTATTATTATGGAGAGATCCACATGAAGAGAGGCATCTGTCCCATCTGTTTCATGAAGGAGATGGAGTTCTGGAAGATCGACTCTGATTTTTTGGATGaatgctgtaaatgtcagctGAAGGAGGTGGAGGATGAACTTGCTGAGATTGCGGAGAAAGTGAGAACTATCCTGGTGGACAGAGAGGGGGATCCGTCTGCAGGAGGCTGGCAGCGCTTCCAGATGTGCCTGTGGAGGCTGATGGAGAAGCCGGACTCCTCTCTCCCTGCGCACATCATCGCTATCGTCTCCTTCATCTTCATCCTCGTGTCCTCCGTGGTAATGTGTGTGGGCACTATCCCCGACCTGCAGGTGGAAGACTCGGAGGGTCACCTCACCGAGCACCCAACTCTGGAGGTCATCGAGACGGTGTGCATCGGCTGGTTCACTATCGAGTACGTCCTGCGTCTGATCTCCTCCCCGAATAAAGTCAAATTCGTCCTGGCGTTCATGAACATCATTGACTTCATGGCCATCATGCCCTTCTACGTGGTGCTCACTCTGACCTCCTTCGGCGCAGGAGTGATGGAGCTGGCTAATGTGCAGCAGGCGGTGCAGGCTTTACGCATAATGCGCATTGCGCGCATTTTCAAGCTGGCACGACATTCCTCCGGACTCCAGACCCTCACATCCGCGCTGAAGAGCAGCTTCAAAGAGCTCGGGCTGCTCCTCATGTACATGGGTGTGGGTGTCTTTCTTTTCTCCGCCCTTGGATACACGATGGAGCAGAACCACCCGGACACGTTGTTTACAAGCATCCCTCAGTCGTTCTGGTGGGCTGTGATCACTATGACCACGGTGGGTTATGGAGACGTCTACCCAAAGACCACCCTAGGGCGCTGTAACGCGGCCATCAGCTTCCTGTGCGGAGTGATCGCCATAGCGCTACCTATTCACCCCATTATCAACAATTTCGTGCTGTTTTACAACAAGCAACAGGTGCTGGAGACTGCAGCCAAGCATGAGATCGAGCTCATGGCTCTGCGCTCAGACGCAGCTGAGCTGGACGCTGCACCCGTGGCGCACAAGCACGTTTGCGGCGCAGGGGTTTGGGACAACACCATGCACTCCTGTCACAGCGACACATACATCCCTTTGCTGAAGGATCCCAGGGGAGGGGCTGGGATTCAGACCCCCACTATGGACACGAGCTTTGAGAGCACAGCTGAGGCCACTGAATACTTCATCTGA